A part of Candidatus Neomarinimicrobiota bacterium genomic DNA contains:
- a CDS encoding galactose mutarotase, with protein sequence MQFTSIQNTTTCTRESFGFLPDGREVHEYTLTNAGGISIGILNYGGILRSIMTPNQAGVYSDILLGYDDLEGYLNDVSYMGAVIGRYANRIKGAALEIDGVKYDLSQNEGSSCHHGGKSGFNRALWDATIISTGVNPCLQLERTSEDGEGGFPGELKVRITYTLNDQNELTLEFQATTDKKTVISLTTHPYFNLSDNQIKTIDGHLLELNATEYLPIDSSMIPTGELRAVQGSPFDFLTPNQIGSRMGNGNKQLSLAGGYDHCYVINQSQNEFKPVAKLCELESGRSLTISSNSPGLQLYSSNYLSENVFGKGSKAFNKRMGVCLEPQHFPNAPNESSFPSSVISPDIEYHHKMVLKFGLIDG encoded by the coding sequence ATGCAATTTACTTCTATCCAAAATACAACAACCTGTACCAGAGAATCCTTCGGTTTCCTTCCTGATGGTCGGGAAGTGCATGAATACACTCTTACAAACGCCGGCGGCATATCTATTGGCATATTGAATTATGGCGGCATTCTGCGATCAATTATGACACCAAATCAAGCAGGAGTGTATTCGGATATATTACTCGGGTATGATGACCTTGAAGGATATCTCAATGATGTATCCTATATGGGAGCTGTGATTGGGCGGTATGCGAATAGAATTAAGGGTGCTGCATTGGAGATTGATGGTGTGAAGTATGATCTCAGCCAGAATGAGGGATCAAGTTGTCACCATGGAGGGAAGTCGGGATTCAATCGCGCTCTGTGGGATGCCACAATTATTAGTACTGGCGTCAATCCTTGTCTTCAACTCGAGCGTACTAGCGAAGATGGAGAGGGTGGATTTCCAGGTGAGCTTAAAGTCAGGATTACGTACACCCTTAATGATCAGAACGAGTTAACGCTAGAATTTCAAGCAACCACAGACAAGAAGACTGTCATTAGCTTGACAACCCACCCTTATTTCAATTTGAGTGACAATCAGATAAAAACTATTGATGGTCACCTGTTAGAGCTGAATGCTACAGAATATTTGCCAATAGATTCGAGTATGATCCCCACAGGAGAATTACGAGCTGTGCAGGGATCACCCTTTGACTTTCTAACTCCAAATCAGATTGGCTCCAGAATGGGGAATGGCAATAAGCAATTGTCACTAGCTGGAGGTTATGACCACTGTTATGTCATTAATCAATCCCAGAATGAATTCAAGCCAGTGGCAAAGCTCTGTGAGCTAGAGAGTGGTCGATCACTAACTATAAGCTCAAATTCTCCGGGTTTGCAGCTCTACTCTTCAAATTATTTAAGTGAGAATGTGTTTGGGAAGGGGTCTAAAGCATTTAATAAAAGGATGGGTGTCTGTCTGGAACCTCAACATTTTCCAAATGCACCGAATGAATCCTCTTTTCCCTCGTCGGTCATATCTCCGGATATTGAGTATCATCATAAAATGGTGCTAAAATTTGGTCTGATTGATGGATAA